The sequence below is a genomic window from Phoenix dactylifera cultivar Barhee BC4 chromosome 8, palm_55x_up_171113_PBpolish2nd_filt_p, whole genome shotgun sequence.
AGCATACCACTTTGATGGTTTCATTTGAGATAGTTACGCGTCGGTGCCTCAGCCTCTACGTTGTCtcattttttctgattttattggccaTATTTACATCTGATCATTGTGAAacgccgttgtaccaaaaaatttTATTATCTCAACATATATAAgtcaataaaatataatataaatatataaaccaatatttttttaatatttttgattattaattttaaaaaataatatctaaATATAAATGATAATTTTAGAGTTAGGCCGACTAATCAAGTTTTTGCAATACCAAATATGATCtagaaaattttaattaattttattttttcaccGCTCTTATTAATTGAGATGAACGAGATATCAAATCATCAATGgagtttttaaattttattttgttcgaTAAAACCTATCCTACAAAGGGTTACTCCttactcaatttttttttaaaaaaattataaattatttatgataaaataaaaatgtaaaattttTGAGTAGTCTACAATATACCcaatatttcagaatttaaagcCTTATCTTTTGAAAGCTTAcaaaattatgataaaatagTTTCATAAATACAGGCCTGTCCTCCGTAGGCCGAAGATCCAAAATCCGCGGTCATGTCAGCACGTGGTCGCTGATTCCGCCAGTTAATTAAACTGCTCCTGCGACTTTCCTGCATAACCGTTAAAGCCCCAACTCCCACCTTTTCCCCTCTTTTCCTCTCACCAGTCCCCACCCCCCCAATCTCTCTCTGCATCTCTACAGCTGTTGCTAGCTGTCCCCCTCTCCCCCTTGCATGTGATCCCGCTCCTCTCCCTCCAATACCTCCCTCCCTTCGCCCCGTTAACGGAAAGCATCCATTCCACGGCACTCACACCACCGAGAACGGAGAGGGGGTCAGAGCAACGGGAAGGGAGATAGCATGCCAATTTCTAGAGAAATTTGGCAGTTTCGGCCCCGTACTCCAACTGTCTGTCTCCCATTGTCCTGGAATACGGCGGTCTGGGCGCTGCGCAATTCACCGTTTTCTTTCAATCTAGCATTGGTTATTTGAGTTGCTCGGATCAGGCTGTGTAATTCCAAGAATCCGAGAAATGGCCCAATTGCCTCCCAAGATCCCTGCTCTATCTACCGAGTGGCCCAATTGTGGCTACCAGAAGTCCCCCTCCATGGGCACATTCTTCCCGTCCGCGGCTCCCTCTCCCGGCGCCCAGCCCTCCTGGGTGGACGAGTTCCTGGACTTCTCGGCCGCCAAGCGCGGCGCCCACCGCAGGACGGTGAGCGATTCGGTCACCTTCCTCGAGGCCCCGGCGGAGAGCGGCGTCGATGACCGCATGGTCCATGAGTTCGACCGCCTCGATGACTACCAGCTGCTATCCATGTTCTCCGACGACATGCTCCAGTTGTCGTCGTCGTCGGCCGCGGCGGCACCCGTCTCGTCGTCGAACACGTCGACGCCGTCCGATCACAACAGCAACAGCGGCGAGAAGACGGGGGAGCTGCGGCAGCGGAATGAGGCAGAGGAGGCGCAGAGTACGTGCAAGGTGGATCCTCAGCCCACACCGGCAGCCACGCATCAGCCTGCAGAGCCGGAGCAAATAATTGATCCCAAGAGGGTCAAAAGGTGAGCTCCGACCATTCTGAAACCACGACAACGCAGCATAAATAACTATTCCTTACGTTAAATTCACCTCGAAGATCTATCTCTTAATTCTGGTCGGATTCGATCAGGATCCTGGCGAATAGGCAATCGGCGCAGAGATCCCGAGTTAGGAAGCTGCAGTACATCTCCGAGCTCGAACGCACTGTAACAGCATTGCAGGTACTTCGAGCTTCAAACTTCGTTCCGGTGTTCAAATTCAAGGTTCGGTTCCTTAGTCAGCTTAGCTATATATGAATTGTTTATGACCCATCCTTTTCTCTGGTGCCCAAAATGAAGACCGAGGTATCGGCATTGTCACCGCGAGTCGCATTCCTCGATCACCAGCGCTCCCTTCTCACCGTGGGCAACAGCCATCTCAAGCAGCGAATTGCTGCCCTTGCGCAGGATAAGATCTTTAAGGATGGTGGGTGCTCAAGAGTTCTATGATTAAATTAAGCTTCAATTTTGTTGGTATAATAATGCGGTAAACTAGTAGTTACATTGTATGAGATTGAGACCTCACATATCTAGACATGAACTGAGGGGGGCAAAAGGAATAATGAGTTGAGCACACTAACCGAAATAGCGAAAAATTGGCTCTCTTGTCGGAATAATTTGAGATGAACGTGTTTATGGGTTTTCTATGTTGCAGCTCATCGAGAGGCATTGAAGAAGGAGTTAGAGAGGCTGAGGCAAGTCTACCACCAGCAGAGCCTCCACAAGATGGGTGCTCCCACCTCCGACGCCGTCGTCCCCGCCGACAACAAGCTCCTTAGCATGGACGGAGCCACCGGCCGCGCCCACCCACATGACGGTTCCCCTTAGAAGCCCTCGTGAACTGCAGGTCCCGGTCTTCCATGGGAGACGGCACCAATGGTGGACGATTAGCAGCCGTCGTTTCTTTGTTGGGGGTGGAGGTGATGATTATATTTACCAACTTCGGAGGCTGCGATCATCATGGCGATGGTGGATGTTGTACTGTTCATGTAATTAGattgtatttatttttaatttatttcgtAATTGGGGTGAAGGTGGTGGGGAATCAGATGCATGAAAGGGTTCGACGTCGGGGTTCTCTGCGGACCACCACCATGGAGCAATGGAAGGAGAGAATTGGGGagcttatcctttttttttttggttaaatgaGCTTATCCTTTTAAGATCCGCTCGTGCTTTGAACAATCGAGAGACATTTCAGTGATCTTACTCAAAAGCTGTCCTTCATTTCATATTAATATCTATCGATATTTGATTGGAGGTTCGATCTGCCGTTAAGGATTTGACCTTCCTGAATTGTATAAATTGCATGCTTTAACATGATTCAAGCAAAACTAATGCTCTCAGATGTTAGCAAATTTTGTTTTACAATTCATGCTTCATCCAATTCTCTACAGTCTATCTAATAATCGCCATCGTCCGCATGTTATGCAGCAGCCATGATTGAATGGGCCCTACAAGCTGTAGCCTTTTCATGTATGTGCAGCTGTTATGATTGAGAGACTGGGCCCCTCTAGTTTGATCTGGAACTAGAGAGGATGTTGACTCATTAAAATGGTGATAAAAGAGGGTTGAGTGATATGCATGTTGTAGCAGTGATCAAGAAGAAAGGATTTTATGAACTCTACTAGAtgcatttcaattttttttaaaaaattattaattgaACCGCTAATGATGAGCGAGAATGAAATATGTTATTGCATGATAGAAAATGCGCTGCTCATTTGGCTCGTTAAAATAGTGATAAGAGGGGGTTGAGCGAAATGCATGTTGTAGCGATCaagatgaaaagattttaggaaCTTACCTGGATTAATACCAGCATCCGATGGAATCACCAAAATCTACCTTCCTTCTCCTCACCTAGTTGGAAGCTTCCTTCTTGTATCATTATTTAtatgaaggatttttttttttcttttggtatgagaggaggagataacctaaaaggaaaagaaaaggacacaACAGCTAATCAAGATTGCAGCCCTATAGCGTGCAGGAGTCAGccgtgaaggattttctttcaTGTCCCATTTAGGTCAAGATGGTAAGATGAAAGAAGAATACCAAGCTCAGAAGCAACATGAGAAACAAAGGTGCTCAAACGCAAGAACAATTCAACGTTGACAACTGCCCTCCCGCGAAAACCTTGGGAAAAATCCTTGAGTGGAAAAGTAGTCGATCTTAAGGCGCAAGCAAAAGACTTGGGGTCATGCAACCTATTGCCGACCTCATTTTTTTCGAGCCTTCTTCGGTTTCAAACTGAGCTCAAAGTGCCATGGAAGACTACCGTGTCTTGCTGCATTAGGTCATCCGATCTAATCGAGGCCCATGGAGTCTCTGTTCAagcttaaataaataatttcaccaattttttttgaaaaaattgagTTTCATAATTATTGGTAATCCCACCAAAAtagtgaattaaaaaaaaaataattttatttctctgttTCGTTGCATTTGGTATATCTCAAAATTATGCATACTTATGCATAGACtctatacaaaaaaaataatatagattgatATAGAATTAtgctaagaaagaaaaataatactcattgatataagttgttatgtgattcctaaaatcactctaataaaatcatgcctataaagaaaaataataatgaccGATATATGATcatgctaacaaagaaaaataatactgacGATATcacactaataaaaaaaataatacgagTTGATACAGGTTATTACGTGatctctaaaattatattaacaaATTAAAAAAGAGTCCAACCTTTAGCTCAATATAATTTCACTAGCCGccattgtttatattttttgtgATGCATTATCTAACAAACTTATTTACTATAAGTTTTGATACTTcgatatcaattttttttttctttaattgaaaatgaaaaaaaaataaactttcttttattcttctggatattttcaaaaatttattattaaaatactaaaaatagaaattagttctatattttttatagtataatattttttctctatttttttttcttccgacCAAGGGCCAAACGTCAAGTCATCTCTGAAGAGGAATCCACCATCCAACCGAAGCATAAAGAAAATGGTGAACAATGGAATCGTACATTCCTTTAACCCCCTAGGCATGTCATTGTTGCAGGCGCAGTGGAGTTTGACTTCTAAGAGTTTAACATGAAAAGAACAATCAGATTTATTATATGTTCTGATCCAATTCTTCGCAAGATGACGGTGAAAGAAAAAACTCAGGCTataattttttggtttttgataaaaaaaggtTAGCTACCCATTTAATTCCTTTAAATTCATTAaattcttaaaataaaaaaacccGTGGAATCATCGTTCATTGATTTCAGCATCAATTGCTTTTACATCCAGAAGCCCAGAAAAATGCCAAAATTTGACATCCATCTTTTACCGAATCTGATGGATTTTCTCATccttttttcagaaaaagaaaaagagaaatgtCAAAATTTGACCGAGCAATAAGCGCAGATCATGTTTaagaacacacacacacacacacacatatagacAATGTAAGCAGTCATCTAGATACATCAGAGAATACTTACTTCAGAGAACGTTCTTCGTTTGCGCCCAAAATtataaaaggattccattttTAATAAGTTCATGGTCCACCAAACAAACTTGAACATTACATGGCTTCTCGGGGTGGTTTGGTGATGAATTcatcaagttatgctccctcaTTTCGTATTTCTGAAAACAACGTGGTTAGTGATCATATTTTAGTACTTTGGAGGCCATCTTAACATAAAGAATCTAGCAGTCCACCTGATTACAAGTTAATTAAACCTCAAGGAATCCTAAGAAATTAGACTGCAATTTCCTTGCAGCTTGCTAAAGATCAAAGTCACCAGAATCATCTGGCCATCAGGCCATGCTTCTAGCATAACATCAATACATACTTATCATCATTCCATTACGAGTACTTGGTATGTACCGTGTACATTTTCTTTCCAATATATGAAGATATGAAATGGGTGGTTGCAATACCAAGGATTGATTAATAGGATATGTTTTTCCATCAAGGCGATTAGGGGAAATTCTCTCCACAAACTTTTGCCGAGCGAGAGTTCAGGCGAATGTGAGAGGGTCATAACATTGCATGCTGGAGCATATAGAGGGATTAGCTCTGTGGGCACACCCATGAATGAATAGTCATGTTCATGCCCAGCCGAACATCTATTTTTTCGCTGGCATTTCGTCAAACAAGTTTGGCTCACATTTGAACGTTGCCTCACCAATCGATCATCTAATCCTCTTGGGGGAGAGATGCTTCTAAGCGTCTTGGGCTGGGTTAAGAGGTGGGCTTGTTGAGGCTGGGCTTGCGCGGCGGTTTTGTAGGGGCTTGGTTCTCAAGTCTAATTTAAATCCCATGAGATCAACTACAATGTAGCGAAGCCCGCCCACTGGCGCTTCATGGGTCAACCCCCTTCGCTCTGCAAGCATAACACCCTTCCTCTATTTGTTCTCCACCTTCTATTAACGGCCATTCAAATTGTTGCCAAAAATAGCATTTCTAGAAGCTATTTCTGTGAGAACCCG
It includes:
- the LOC103703019 gene encoding basic leucine zipper 61 yields the protein MAQLPPKIPALSTEWPNCGYQKSPSMGTFFPSAAPSPGAQPSWVDEFLDFSAAKRGAHRRTVSDSVTFLEAPAESGVDDRMVHEFDRLDDYQLLSMFSDDMLQLSSSSAAAAPVSSSNTSTPSDHNSNSGEKTGELRQRNEAEEAQSTCKVDPQPTPAATHQPAEPEQIIDPKRVKRILANRQSAQRSRVRKLQYISELERTVTALQTEVSALSPRVAFLDHQRSLLTVGNSHLKQRIAALAQDKIFKDAHREALKKELERLRQVYHQQSLHKMGAPTSDAVVPADNKLLSMDGATGRAHPHDGSP